In Syntrophobacterales bacterium, a genomic segment contains:
- a CDS encoding ATP-binding protein, with protein MSVPKLPLQSFRLSNFKAVRDSGVIRFTPLTVFIGNNGSGKSSLIEGLEMFQQIVLSGIDAAIQPWRGFEHVWNKAVEHKLKKNRKTSNPMSFKIKGTFRRGLVSDIPVEVNLLLDMDRQGNTIDIRELKVKSPEEGPQIGLMGDSFSEYRISSDKRLQMLASSWQFLTILPQQMQYPVLQKRTKGGVELSKDGANIAEYFESIRNADVSTFRGIIETLQSVLPYADDLQPAITSELERNFYLTLKEKGLADKLPGWLLSQGTLRVLALLCLLRHPNSPSVIVIEEIENGLDPRTIHLIINEIRTFVQTGKGQVIATTHSPYLLDLLPLSQIVVVERDEEGSPVFSRPADNKDLVEWARKFAPGKLYTMGNLTRA; from the coding sequence ATGAGTGTGCCCAAATTGCCGTTGCAATCTTTCCGCCTGAGTAATTTTAAAGCCGTTCGCGATAGCGGCGTGATCCGCTTCACTCCGCTCACAGTCTTTATCGGCAATAATGGCTCCGGAAAAAGCAGCTTGATCGAAGGACTCGAGATGTTTCAACAAATTGTTCTTAGCGGGATAGACGCGGCTATTCAGCCGTGGCGGGGTTTTGAACACGTCTGGAACAAGGCGGTTGAACATAAATTGAAGAAGAATAGAAAGACCTCTAATCCTATGTCTTTTAAAATCAAAGGAACTTTTCGTCGCGGGCTTGTCAGTGATATTCCCGTGGAAGTTAATTTATTACTCGATATGGATCGCCAAGGCAACACTATCGACATCAGAGAACTCAAGGTTAAGTCCCCTGAGGAAGGCCCCCAAATTGGTTTGATGGGAGATTCTTTCTCTGAATACAGAATAAGTAGTGATAAACGTCTGCAGATGCTTGCCTCCTCATGGCAATTCCTTACCATTCTGCCACAGCAGATGCAGTATCCCGTTCTTCAGAAGAGAACAAAAGGGGGAGTGGAATTATCGAAGGACGGCGCCAACATCGCAGAGTATTTTGAAAGCATAAGAAATGCGGATGTTTCGACATTCCGCGGCATCATCGAAACATTGCAAAGCGTTCTGCCCTACGCCGATGATCTGCAACCGGCCATAACCTCGGAATTGGAGCGAAATTTTTATTTGACCTTAAAGGAAAAAGGCCTTGCCGATAAGCTGCCCGGTTGGTTATTGTCTCAGGGGACCCTACGCGTTTTGGCTCTCTTGTGTCTTCTCCGCCATCCTAATTCTCCGTCCGTCATAGTTATAGAGGAAATTGAGAACGGTCTGGATCCGCGGACAATTCATCTCATCATCAATGAAATTCGCACGTTCGTTCAAACGGGAAAGGGCCAGGTCATTGCCACGACCCATTCACCGTATCTTTTGGACCTTCTGCCGCTTTCGCAGATCGTTGTTGTTGAACGGGATGAGGAAGGTTCCCCCGTTTTCAGCAGACCGGCAGACAACAAGGATTTAGTTGAATGGGCAAGAAAATTTGCCCCTGGAAAGCTCTACACAATGGGAAACCTAACACGGGCTTAA
- a CDS encoding DUF4276 family protein, which translates to MMRVGLIFECGRGGADGQVCRYFLEKLRPGVEIVSQYMDVKTNLLEDCGLVASTLVNSCDKVVIIWDLYPAWREKHIKPCRKNDRQKIFSSLQSSNVPLSKVALVCIEEELEAWLLADIRAIRSFIASCKHPHRVGRLTNYKDPERVRKPKTCLTKIFNQELGAHRCYEDFRDALKIAKAMPDFNRLKRSCTFRRFAEKAAGISL; encoded by the coding sequence ATGATGAGAGTAGGCTTAATCTTTGAATGCGGGCGGGGTGGGGCTGACGGCCAGGTGTGTCGCTATTTTCTGGAGAAATTAAGGCCTGGTGTCGAAATCGTCTCTCAATATATGGATGTCAAAACGAATCTATTGGAGGACTGCGGCCTTGTTGCATCCACATTGGTTAACAGTTGTGACAAGGTGGTCATTATCTGGGACCTCTACCCGGCATGGCGGGAAAAACATATCAAACCTTGCCGAAAAAATGACAGACAGAAAATATTTTCGTCGCTTCAATCCAGCAATGTGCCGCTGAGCAAGGTAGCCCTTGTCTGCATAGAGGAAGAGCTTGAAGCCTGGCTGTTAGCAGATATAAGGGCGATACGGAGTTTCATAGCGTCTTGCAAACATCCGCATCGGGTGGGAAGGCTGACAAATTATAAAGACCCTGAGAGGGTCAGAAAACCAAAGACTTGCCTCACTAAAATCTTTAACCAGGAACTGGGCGCCCATCGTTGTTATGAGGATTTTCGCGACGCCCTAAAGATTGCTAAAGCTATGCCTGATTTCAATCGGCTCAAACGCTCCTGCACATTCCGGCGTTTCGCAGAGAAAGCGGCAGGCATCTCGCTGTAA
- a CDS encoding aldehyde ferredoxin oxidoreductase family protein: MYGFFNLILKIDVGERSFSIRELSDGELEETLGGKGLGAKLLLEENPPGVAPLAPENNLIIAVGPVADTLIYGACRHGIFTKSPQTGLYSESYSGGKAAEVISRTGYDAIVIRGASLEPIFLEISDETVRFHSAVDLWGLDTYATEDKVLEKIGKKRTGGDSQRAAALVIGPAGENLVRFALIENDYWRSAGRTGVGAVLGSKKIKALCFHGKRKRPIAFPDEVAAFAREILEKGKTDAGAAKYRKLGTPMMVEVLNKAQGFPTQYWSKGVLDGWEAISAESLNERCDVTPRACARCFIACGRLSTVKVGPHKGLQIEGPEYETLYAFGGLCVIKSIEEIIYLNDLCDRLGIDTITAGNLAGLTIEASRRNKIKEKFAYGDTAAIAELLTQIAYRRGIGAVLADGIRGAAQAWGLEGIAIHVKGMEPAGYDPRVFKGMGLGYATSDRGACHLRSTFYKAELAGLIAPEQIAGKAELFIDFEDRLLLADCLITCRFYRDLYSWKELSRIVRMTTGLGWGKEEIGKFANHVLSLCRAFNLREGMTPDDDSLPERFHNEPLPESGNAIAKADLKRMIGDYYRLRGWDEQGRLPDR; this comes from the coding sequence ATGTACGGTTTTTTCAATCTCATTTTAAAAATTGATGTCGGCGAGCGTTCCTTTTCGATCCGGGAGTTATCCGACGGGGAACTGGAAGAAACCCTCGGCGGAAAAGGGCTGGGCGCAAAGTTGCTTCTGGAGGAAAACCCGCCCGGCGTCGCTCCCCTTGCCCCGGAGAATAACCTGATCATCGCCGTCGGCCCCGTCGCCGATACCCTGATTTACGGCGCCTGCCGTCACGGAATTTTTACTAAAAGTCCGCAGACAGGGCTTTATTCCGAATCATATTCCGGGGGCAAGGCGGCGGAGGTAATCAGCCGCACCGGCTACGATGCGATCGTCATCCGGGGCGCTTCTTTGGAACCGATTTTTCTCGAGATCAGCGACGAGACCGTCCGCTTTCATTCCGCGGTGGATTTGTGGGGCCTGGACACCTACGCCACGGAGGACAAGGTCCTCGAAAAGATCGGCAAAAAACGCACCGGCGGGGACTCGCAACGGGCCGCCGCTCTCGTCATCGGTCCGGCGGGGGAGAATCTGGTCCGGTTCGCGCTGATCGAAAACGATTACTGGCGCTCGGCGGGACGTACCGGCGTCGGGGCGGTGCTGGGCTCAAAAAAGATCAAGGCCCTCTGTTTTCATGGAAAGCGGAAACGCCCCATCGCCTTTCCCGACGAGGTTGCAGCCTTTGCCCGGGAGATTCTGGAGAAGGGCAAAACCGACGCCGGGGCCGCCAAATACCGGAAGCTGGGAACGCCGATGATGGTGGAGGTATTGAACAAGGCACAGGGGTTTCCGACGCAATACTGGTCAAAAGGGGTTCTCGACGGCTGGGAGGCAATCAGCGCTGAATCGCTCAACGAACGGTGCGACGTAACCCCGCGGGCCTGCGCCCGCTGTTTTATCGCCTGCGGACGGCTCAGCACGGTCAAGGTAGGCCCCCACAAGGGGTTGCAGATAGAAGGCCCGGAATATGAAACCTTGTATGCTTTCGGCGGTTTGTGTGTCATTAAAAGCATAGAGGAGATCATCTATTTGAACGACCTCTGCGACCGGCTGGGAATAGACACGATCACTGCCGGCAATCTGGCCGGTCTGACAATCGAGGCCTCGCGGCGCAACAAGATAAAAGAAAAGTTTGCTTACGGCGATACCGCCGCGATTGCCGAGTTGCTCACGCAGATCGCGTATCGTCGGGGAATAGGGGCCGTGCTGGCCGACGGGATTCGCGGCGCCGCACAAGCGTGGGGGCTGGAGGGAATCGCCATCCACGTCAAGGGAATGGAGCCGGCCGGCTACGATCCGCGGGTATTCAAGGGAATGGGGCTCGGCTACGCCACCTCCGACCGGGGCGCCTGCCACCTGCGCTCCACCTTCTACAAGGCGGAATTGGCAGGACTGATTGCCCCCGAGCAGATCGCCGGGAAGGCGGAACTCTTTATTGATTTCGAGGATCGTCTGCTTCTTGCCGATTGCCTGATCACCTGTCGTTTTTACCGGGATCTTTATTCCTGGAAGGAACTTTCCCGCATTGTGCGCATGACAACCGGATTGGGCTGGGGGAAGGAGGAAATCGGCAAATTTGCCAACCATGTCCTCTCCCTCTGCCGAGCGTTCAACCTGCGAGAGGGAATGACGCCGGATGACGATTCGCTGCCGGAGCGTTTTCATAACGAACCCCTGCCGGAAAGCGGCAACGCGATCGCCAAGGCTGACCTGAAGCGAATGATCGGGGATTACTATCGTCTGCGGGGATGGGATGAACAGGGGCGGCTGCCGGATCGTTGA
- a CDS encoding ATP-dependent helicase, protein MTNASIRDNHQYGNVGDFLKEIVKGSSSVSIVSAYFTIYAYHHLQAELEKIERLRFLFGEPTFIKSIDPSKNNHRSFKIEDDQLIIPLEQRLTQKSIAAACSKWIKEKVDVRSMVKPNFLHGKMYHVIQESGIEKAVVGSSNFTVNGLGLGGNNNIELNMIIDSDRDRQELKQWFDGIWNDATGLVEDVKDDVLRYLTQLFAENEPEFIYFKTLYHIFENYLDDQAKGGLLNEKTGFFESEIWNTLYNFQKDGVKGAINKILKLNGCIIADSVGLGKTYEALAVIKYFELLNSRVLVLCPKKLTGNWTIYQAGQNHALNPFVKDRFNYTVLYHTDMGREIGRSDANGVELGNFNWGAYDLVVIDESHNFRGNPVERAKEDGTSKMNRAKWLMEKIIKSGVKTRVLMLSATPVNNTLRDLRNQIALITEGRDDALLETCGIKDISLTLKTAQTNFTNWADHKRNPHRNLKDLLERLDSAFFKLLDELTIARSRKHIKSFYKLEMIGSFPERLKPSSVYPVIDLKSRFPTYDRLNKQILEYKFSIFNPSAYVLEEKEQKYEELAKTEVLAFKQADRESFLIGMMKVNYLKRLESSIESFEISLDRTIQKIEVLEKRIDSFMKQKIPAQETALEAPEPDEEELEENGEEHDQWQVGKKLKFDLADLKLKEWLEDLGRDKAALVDLYNNALAVTPDRDAKLFELKRIIGDKIARQTNNGNNKVLIFTAFADTAQYLHDNLSSWIKTDLKLNSALITGTYTQTTFGKSDYDSILTNFSPVSKNRAKMKAAPQQGEIDILIATDCISEGQNLQDCDFLINYDIHWNPVRIIQRFGRIDRLGSINAKIQLVNFWPTKDLDSYINLKERVEARMALVDMTATGEDNILNTEQLEDLISEDLKYRNRQLKKLQEEVLDLEDMDETVSLTDFTLDDFRIELLSYINANRQKLENAPFGLYAVIPSPAEEASIASDNRSFSPAEREIIKPGAFYCLRQKGVTDGNEAINPLQPYFLVYIRDDGTVRYNYTNAKQILEIYRLLCQGRTEPYRALCEFFNTETDNGQRMDKYADLLKKAVAEIIIVFKKRGAQKLLSDRSALIIPRSKQINEIDNFELITWLVLR, encoded by the coding sequence ATGACAAATGCCTCTATCAGAGATAATCATCAGTACGGCAATGTAGGCGATTTCTTAAAGGAAATTGTAAAAGGCAGCTCAAGCGTTTCCATTGTCTCCGCATACTTCACGATCTACGCTTATCATCATTTGCAAGCGGAGCTTGAGAAAATAGAACGGCTGCGGTTTTTATTCGGCGAGCCAACATTTATCAAATCGATAGATCCCAGTAAAAATAATCATAGAAGTTTTAAAATAGAAGATGATCAATTGATTATCCCCCTTGAACAAAGGCTGACGCAAAAATCAATTGCGGCCGCCTGTTCAAAATGGATTAAGGAAAAAGTCGATGTCCGCTCAATGGTTAAGCCCAATTTTCTGCACGGCAAAATGTACCATGTAATTCAGGAAAGCGGCATTGAGAAGGCGGTTGTCGGCAGCTCAAACTTTACCGTCAATGGTCTTGGCCTCGGTGGAAACAACAATATAGAACTGAACATGATAATCGATAGCGACCGGGACCGGCAGGAATTAAAGCAGTGGTTTGACGGCATCTGGAATGACGCAACCGGGCTTGTAGAAGATGTAAAAGATGATGTTTTAAGGTATCTTACCCAGCTTTTTGCTGAGAATGAGCCTGAATTTATTTATTTCAAAACGCTGTATCATATTTTTGAAAACTATCTCGATGACCAGGCCAAAGGAGGACTGCTTAACGAAAAAACCGGCTTCTTTGAAAGTGAGATATGGAATACCCTGTACAACTTCCAAAAAGACGGCGTTAAGGGCGCTATCAACAAGATATTAAAACTCAACGGCTGTATAATTGCCGACAGCGTCGGGCTCGGCAAGACCTATGAAGCCCTTGCTGTTATCAAATATTTTGAGCTTTTAAACAGCCGCGTTCTCGTTCTTTGCCCTAAAAAGCTTACCGGAAACTGGACCATTTATCAGGCCGGCCAAAATCATGCCCTCAATCCTTTTGTTAAAGATCGGTTTAACTACACAGTCCTCTATCATACGGACATGGGGAGAGAGATCGGGAGGTCCGATGCGAACGGCGTTGAACTCGGCAACTTCAATTGGGGCGCTTATGATCTTGTTGTCATTGATGAGTCGCACAACTTCCGAGGCAATCCTGTGGAGAGGGCAAAGGAGGACGGAACCAGTAAAATGAATCGGGCCAAATGGCTCATGGAAAAGATAATCAAGTCCGGTGTAAAAACAAGGGTGTTGATGCTGTCGGCGACGCCCGTCAATAATACGTTGCGGGATTTAAGGAACCAAATTGCCCTGATTACCGAGGGAAGGGACGACGCACTGCTTGAGACTTGCGGCATTAAAGACATTTCCCTGACCCTCAAAACGGCCCAGACAAATTTTACCAACTGGGCGGATCACAAGAGGAATCCGCACCGAAACCTTAAAGACTTGCTGGAGCGGCTCGATTCGGCTTTTTTCAAACTGCTTGATGAATTGACCATCGCGCGCAGTCGCAAGCATATAAAATCGTTCTACAAACTTGAAATGATCGGCTCATTTCCGGAAAGACTAAAACCTTCTTCAGTTTACCCGGTCATTGATTTAAAGAGCAGATTTCCCACCTACGACCGTCTGAATAAGCAAATTTTAGAATACAAATTCTCCATATTCAATCCTTCCGCTTATGTATTAGAAGAAAAAGAGCAGAAGTACGAAGAATTAGCTAAAACGGAAGTTCTGGCTTTCAAGCAGGCCGATCGTGAAAGCTTTTTGATTGGCATGATGAAGGTTAATTACCTCAAAAGGCTGGAGAGTTCGATTGAATCATTTGAGATTTCGCTGGATAGGACAATTCAAAAAATAGAAGTCCTGGAGAAAAGGATTGATTCCTTCATGAAGCAGAAAATCCCTGCTCAGGAAACAGCCCTGGAGGCGCCCGAACCGGATGAAGAGGAACTTGAAGAGAACGGAGAAGAGCACGATCAATGGCAGGTAGGGAAAAAACTCAAGTTTGATCTTGCCGATTTGAAGCTTAAAGAATGGCTTGAGGACTTAGGCCGGGATAAAGCCGCGCTTGTAGATTTGTATAATAACGCCCTTGCCGTGACGCCGGACCGGGATGCAAAACTGTTTGAATTGAAAAGAATCATTGGAGACAAAATCGCGCGCCAGACGAATAACGGAAATAATAAAGTCCTTATTTTTACCGCTTTTGCTGATACCGCTCAATATCTTCATGACAACTTATCAAGTTGGATAAAAACCGATTTGAAACTTAATTCAGCCCTGATTACGGGAACATATACGCAAACGACCTTCGGCAAAAGCGATTATGACAGCATTTTAACCAATTTCTCGCCAGTATCCAAAAACAGAGCAAAGATGAAAGCTGCGCCGCAGCAAGGGGAAATAGACATCCTGATCGCCACCGACTGCATCAGCGAAGGTCAGAACCTGCAAGACTGCGATTTTCTTATCAACTACGATATTCATTGGAATCCGGTACGCATCATCCAGCGTTTTGGCCGCATTGACCGCCTGGGAAGTATAAACGCAAAAATCCAATTGGTTAATTTCTGGCCTACAAAAGACCTCGATAGTTATATCAATCTCAAGGAACGGGTCGAAGCCCGCATGGCGTTGGTGGATATGACGGCGACCGGGGAAGACAATATTCTCAACACGGAGCAGCTTGAAGACCTAATATCTGAAGACTTGAAATATCGTAATCGCCAACTCAAGAAACTTCAGGAGGAGGTTCTCGATCTGGAAGATATGGATGAAACGGTATCGCTTACCGATTTTACACTCGATGACTTCCGCATTGAACTGCTCAGTTACATTAATGCCAATCGGCAAAAGCTGGAAAATGCGCCGTTCGGCCTCTATGCAGTCATACCTTCGCCGGCAGAGGAAGCTTCAATTGCAAGCGACAACAGAAGTTTTTCTCCGGCGGAGAGGGAAATTATCAAGCCCGGGGCTTTTTATTGCCTGAGACAAAAAGGTGTGACGGATGGAAACGAAGCGATAAATCCCCTCCAGCCATATTTTCTCGTTTACATCCGCGATGACGGCACAGTACGGTATAATTACACCAATGCCAAACAGATACTGGAAATATACAGGCTTTTATGCCAGGGACGAACGGAGCCTTACCGTGCTCTATGCGAGTTTTTCAACACCGAGACCGATAATGGGCAGCGGATGGATAAATATGCCGATCTCCTGAAAAAGGCGGTTGCGGAAATAATCATTGTGTTTAAAAAGCGTGGCGCTCAGAAATTGTTGAGCGACAGAAGCGCGCTCATCATCCCCAGATCGAAACAAATAAATGAAATTGATAACTTTGAGCTGATAACGTGGCTGGTATTGAGGTAA
- a CDS encoding N-6 DNA methylase has translation MANPDVKQKIITSLGSFSDGQLSANALNLFQTLGYNTERQAPFDKPNYATFKEFFVDTQAKFNEEKALVKDWEYVDLLFQLSKEEVRKQISLFDTVKVDRTVIETYLFFTIGLVKDQYSRTELSNITREVNHMFPMPVMILFKYGQFLTLSVINRRQHKRDEIKDVLEKITLIKDINFENPHRGHVEILFDLSFEQLHHRQGFTNFVELQRAWQQTLDTLELNKRFFKEIADWHFWAVKRVLYPNPHKLAEHHNCSLNVIRLLTRLIFCWFLKEKNLISATLFDTAELARILVKSPILSKNGDPSSYYKAILQNLFFATLNTDMNKDVADSRHFITNKKSASGVSEEYSIPTAFRYKDLFQEKGEAIRYFEDIPFLNGGLFECLDTFETIDGKNVETRIDGFSSTFTKQPVVPDELFFAENTHIDLSEDYGSPKYKDVTVNGLIRILEKYKFTIEENTPVEEEIALDPELLGKVFENLLASYNPETQTTARKQTGSFYTPREIVNYMVDESLLHYLENQLIEFYDKEAASSSNPEKLSPGEKKAVHDKLSHLLSYNETGHLFKDEKDSDTAEVNVLIEAINNCKILDPACGSGAFPMGILHKMVFILGKLDPYNKQWEQAQLDKAMRDRQRAEKMEDEDIRRRTLENVEQRVRAIEEAFSSNRHELDYTRKLFLIENCIYGVDIQNIAVQIAKLRFFISLIVDQKVIDERPNRNILALPNLETKFVAANTLIGIDKPQQELELGGGKVYTIEDELKNLRQRMFYTRKYTDKKRLRQADRVKREELKKALIENKYSTTNAGLIASWNPFDPIHAAGFFDMETMFNVQDGFDIVIGNPPYFNVSTIGKELYNYLADHYKVIHTGYNDIVYYFIYLGIEHLRENGCCALITSNYFLGNEYARNLRRYLKDHISKAINFKDRMVFDAASIHTCISFSYKGTMPSEIIFFEAASDEKITSSDIEKHLRSFAIKREDLKDDWIIADQRASSIIEKLKKDSVLLGDIAGIEQGSKSGKNTVFTITNKFAEEMGIEKEVLRRNLKNGDIGRYAIRDRGNCLIYVDNHTDIKKYPQAYSYLKLHEDTLQDRNEVASGLYPWYRFDRPRNKEIFDAKEKIVVPYRAEGNRFAFDNEQYFNDGGDIRAIVITDKKINIKYVLSLLNSKLIDWFYGFIGKPKGKVREYFNKPLSFIPIKKILPAAQEQFITLVDQIIAAKRQNPDAFTLPLEAQIDGLVAHLYGLTEEEFLYVLSQLFLPDPERIAAANAYRDVERGLIK, from the coding sequence ATGGCAAATCCGGACGTAAAACAAAAAATTATTACTTCCCTTGGTTCCTTTAGCGACGGACAACTGTCTGCCAACGCCCTCAATCTTTTTCAAACGCTTGGCTATAATACCGAACGCCAGGCGCCCTTCGATAAACCCAACTATGCCACATTCAAAGAATTTTTCGTTGATACTCAAGCTAAATTCAATGAAGAAAAAGCTTTGGTGAAAGACTGGGAATATGTTGATTTGCTGTTTCAGCTCTCCAAGGAAGAGGTGCGCAAGCAAATTTCCCTGTTTGATACAGTAAAAGTTGACCGCACAGTAATTGAGACCTACCTGTTCTTCACCATCGGATTAGTCAAAGACCAATACAGCCGCACGGAACTGAGCAATATTACACGCGAAGTGAACCACATGTTCCCGATGCCGGTAATGATTCTGTTCAAATATGGCCAATTTCTTACGCTCTCGGTCATTAATCGCCGACAGCACAAACGGGATGAAATCAAAGATGTTCTGGAAAAGATCACCCTCATTAAGGATATAAATTTTGAAAATCCGCACCGGGGACATGTCGAAATACTTTTCGATCTATCCTTCGAGCAACTTCACCATCGTCAAGGCTTCACAAATTTTGTCGAACTCCAACGGGCTTGGCAGCAAACACTGGACACATTGGAATTAAACAAGCGTTTCTTCAAAGAAATTGCAGACTGGCACTTCTGGGCTGTTAAACGGGTCCTCTACCCAAATCCCCATAAATTGGCAGAACATCATAATTGCTCACTTAATGTTATTCGGTTGCTGACTCGCCTCATTTTTTGCTGGTTTTTGAAGGAAAAAAACCTGATTTCGGCAACTCTTTTTGACACAGCAGAGCTGGCAAGAATACTGGTAAAATCTCCAATACTAAGCAAAAACGGTGATCCGAGCAGTTATTATAAGGCCATTCTGCAGAACCTCTTCTTCGCCACCCTGAATACGGACATGAATAAGGATGTTGCCGACAGTAGACATTTTATTACCAACAAGAAAAGCGCATCAGGCGTATCCGAGGAATATTCTATCCCGACAGCATTTCGATATAAGGACCTTTTTCAGGAAAAAGGTGAGGCAATAAGGTATTTTGAAGATATACCTTTTCTCAACGGCGGTCTTTTCGAGTGCCTCGATACCTTTGAGACCATCGATGGCAAGAATGTAGAAACTCGCATCGACGGTTTTTCTTCGACCTTCACCAAACAGCCAGTTGTGCCTGATGAACTTTTCTTTGCTGAGAACACCCATATTGATCTATCAGAAGATTATGGCAGTCCTAAATACAAGGATGTCACTGTCAATGGCTTGATACGCATTCTGGAAAAGTACAAGTTTACCATTGAGGAAAACACGCCGGTGGAAGAGGAAATTGCTCTTGACCCGGAACTTCTGGGAAAGGTCTTTGAAAATCTTCTGGCAAGTTATAATCCCGAAACTCAGACAACCGCACGCAAGCAGACTGGTTCCTTTTACACTCCCCGCGAAATTGTTAACTACATGGTGGATGAAAGTCTGCTGCATTATTTGGAAAACCAATTAATAGAATTTTACGATAAAGAAGCGGCATCGTCTTCAAATCCTGAAAAACTCTCTCCAGGGGAGAAAAAAGCCGTTCATGACAAACTGAGTCATCTTCTCTCGTATAATGAGACTGGACATTTATTTAAAGATGAAAAGGATTCAGACACGGCAGAGGTGAACGTCCTCATCGAGGCCATTAATAACTGTAAAATTCTCGATCCCGCTTGCGGTTCCGGCGCTTTTCCGATGGGTATTCTCCACAAGATGGTCTTCATTCTGGGAAAGCTCGACCCCTATAACAAGCAGTGGGAACAGGCCCAATTAGATAAGGCTATGCGCGACCGGCAACGTGCGGAAAAAATGGAGGATGAAGATATCCGCAGAAGGACACTGGAGAATGTTGAGCAGCGCGTCCGGGCAATCGAAGAGGCTTTCAGCAGCAATCGGCATGAACTGGACTATACCCGCAAGCTCTTTTTGATTGAAAACTGCATCTACGGCGTGGATATCCAGAACATCGCCGTTCAGATCGCCAAACTCCGGTTTTTTATCTCTCTAATTGTCGACCAGAAGGTGATAGACGAGCGGCCTAACCGCAACATCCTGGCCCTGCCCAATCTTGAAACCAAATTCGTCGCTGCCAACACTCTTATCGGGATCGACAAGCCCCAGCAGGAACTCGAATTGGGAGGCGGCAAGGTTTATACTATTGAGGATGAGCTGAAGAATTTGCGGCAGAGGATGTTCTATACGCGTAAATACACTGATAAAAAGAGACTGCGACAGGCCGACAGAGTAAAAAGGGAAGAGTTAAAGAAGGCGCTTATCGAAAACAAATACAGCACGACAAACGCCGGACTGATCGCCTCCTGGAACCCCTTCGACCCCATCCATGCCGCCGGATTCTTCGACATGGAAACTATGTTCAATGTCCAGGATGGTTTCGATATTGTGATCGGCAATCCTCCATATTTTAACGTCAGCACCATCGGTAAAGAGCTATATAATTATCTGGCAGATCATTACAAGGTTATTCATACCGGATATAATGATATTGTTTACTACTTCATTTATCTGGGTATCGAACATTTACGGGAAAACGGTTGTTGCGCGTTAATTACTTCCAACTATTTCCTCGGCAACGAGTACGCCAGAAATTTGAGGCGTTATCTAAAAGACCATATTTCCAAGGCAATCAATTTCAAGGATCGCATGGTATTTGATGCGGCAAGTATTCATACTTGCATCTCTTTTTCTTACAAAGGGACAATGCCCAGCGAAATCATCTTTTTTGAGGCAGCCTCGGATGAGAAAATAACATCAAGTGACATTGAAAAACACCTACGATCCTTTGCGATCAAACGGGAGGATTTAAAAGATGATTGGATTATAGCAGATCAACGGGCTTCATCGATTATTGAAAAACTAAAAAAAGATTCCGTCTTGCTTGGAGATATTGCAGGAATTGAACAAGGATCGAAATCCGGGAAGAATACTGTTTTCACAATTACAAACAAGTTTGCAGAGGAAATGGGGATTGAAAAGGAGGTTTTAAGAAGGAATTTAAAGAATGGCGATATTGGAAGATATGCAATTCGCGACAGAGGAAATTGTTTGATTTATGTGGATAATCATACGGATATAAAAAAATACCCACAGGCATATTCATATTTAAAGTTGCATGAAGACACGTTACAAGACCGGAATGAAGTGGCAAGCGGATTATATCCCTGGTACAGATTCGATCGGCCCCGAAATAAAGAAATATTTGACGCCAAGGAAAAAATTGTTGTCCCCTATAGGGCTGAGGGAAATCGTTTTGCCTTTGATAATGAGCAATACTTCAACGATGGTGGCGATATTCGAGCAATTGTAATTACTGATAAAAAGATAAACATCAAATATGTTTTATCCTTGCTGAATTCGAAGCTTATCGACTGGTTTTATGGATTTATCGGCAAACCAAAGGGAAAAGTCAGGGAATATTTTAACAAGCCGCTCTCGTTTATCCCGATAAAAAAAATCTTGCCGGCCGCTCAGGAGCAGTTTATCACACTTGTTGACCAGATTATCGCCGCAAAACGGCAGAATCCCGATGCCTTCACCTTGCCGCTGGAGGCCCAGATCGATGGTCTCGTCGCCCACCTGTACGGCTTGACGGAAGAAGAATTCTTGTATGTACTTTCCCAATTGTTTTTGCCTGACCCGGAGCGTATTGCTGCCGCCAATGCCTACCGGGACGTAGAAAGGGGGTTAATAAAATGA